Proteins co-encoded in one Cuculus canorus isolate bCucCan1 chromosome 22, bCucCan1.pri, whole genome shotgun sequence genomic window:
- the TMEM39B gene encoding transmembrane protein 39B — protein sequence MAGGRRGPNRTSYCRNPLCEPGAAGGSGHSTSSSVTGVRSRTRSGSGTGLSSPPLAAQTVVPLRHCKIPELPVERSVLFELQLFFCHLVALFVHYINIYKTVWWYPPSHPPSHTSLNFHLIDLNVLTVTTIVLARRLISAVVKEASQSGKVSLPRSVFLVITRFAVLTGTGWSLCRSIIHLFRTYSFLNLLFLCYPFGMYIPFLQLNCDLRKTGLFSQVASFGLRETSEVNTRGRDYLTVLKETWKQHTRQMYGMEAMPTHACCLSPDLIRNEVEYLKMDFNWRMKEVLVSSMLSAYYVAFVPVWFVKNTQYYDKRWSCELFLLVSISTSVILMQYLLPARYCDLLHKAAAHLGCWQKVDPALCSNVLQHQWTEECMWPQGVLVKHSKNVYKAVGHYNVAVPSDVSHFRFHFFFSKPLRILNILILLEGAVIFYQLYSLISSEKWHQTISLALILFSNYYAFFKLLRDRLVLGKAYSYSASRDSEQKLN from the exons ATGGCAGGGGGACGGCGGGGCCCCAACCGCACCTCCTACTGCCGAAATCCCCTCTGTGAGCCTGGGGCCGCTGGCGGCTCCGGCCATTCCACGAGTTCCTCGGTCACGGGTGTACGCTCACGCACCAG GAGCGGTTCGGGTACCGGCCTTTCCAGCCCCCCTTTGGCAGCTCAGACAGTCGTCCCCCTCCGGCACTGCAAAATCCCGGAGCTGCCTGTGGAGAGGAGCGTGCTGTTTGAACTCCAGCTCTTCTTCTGTCACCTTGTTGCACTGTTTGTCCACTATATCAACATCTACAAAACCGTGTGGTGGTACCCGCCCTCCCACCCGCCTTCGCACACGTCACTG AACTTTCATCTCATTGACTTAAACGTGCTGACAGTGACCACGATCGTCCTGGCACGCCGGCTGATCAGTGCTGTTGTGAAGGAG GCTTCCCAGAGTGGCAAAGTCTCCCTGCCACGCTCTGTTTTCCTGGTGATCACTCGGTTTGCTGTTCTCACTGGCACAGGCTGGAGTTTGTGTCGATCGATAATTCACCTTTTCAGAACCTACTCCTTCCTTAATCTCCTGTTCCTGTGTTACCC GTTTGGCATGTACATCCCCTTCCTTCAGCTGAACTGTGACCTGCGGAAGACgggcctcttctcccaggtagcCAGCTTCGGTCTCCGAGAGACCAGCGAAGTGAACACCAGGGGCAGAGACTACCTGACCGTCCTAAAGGAGACCTGGAAGCAGCACACTCGGCAGATGTACGGCATGGAGGCCATGCCCACTCACGcctgctgcctctccccagATCTCATCCGCAACGAGGTGGAGTACCTGAAAATGGACTTTAACTGGCGGATGAAGGAGGTGCTGGTGAGCTCCATGCTCAGTGCCTACTACGTGGCCTTTGTGCCGGTCTGGTTTGTGAAG AACACTCAGTACTACGACAAGCGCTGGTCGTGTGAGCTCTTCCTGCTGGTTTCCATCAGCACGTCGGTGATCCTGATGCAGTACCTGCTGCCTGCGCGCTACTGCGACCTGCTCCACAAAGCCGCCGCGCACCTGGGCTGCTGGCAGAAGGTCGACCCAGCCCTCTGCTCCAATGTGCTCCAGCACCA GTGGACAGAGGAGTGCATGTGGCCGCAGGGAGTGTTGGTGAAGCACAGCAAGAATGTGTACAAAGCCGTGGGTCACTACAACGTGGCGGTGCCCTCGGACGTCTCACACTTCCGCTTTCAC TTCTTTTTCAGCAAACCGCTGAGAATCCTCAACATCCTGATCCTGCTGGAGGGAGCCGTCATCTTCTACCAGCTTTACTCGCTCATCTCTTCGGAGAAGTGGCACCAGACGATCTCACTGGCTCTGATCCTCTTCAGCAATTACTACGCCTTCTTCAAGCTGCTGCGTGACCGTCTGGTGCTGGGCAAAGCCTACTCGTACTCTGCCAGCAGAGACTCGGAGCAGAAGTTGAATTAA